A DNA window from Camelina sativa cultivar DH55 chromosome 13, Cs, whole genome shotgun sequence contains the following coding sequences:
- the LOC104734975 gene encoding uncharacterized protein LOC104734975, producing the protein MTKFRKLGRPAGHRMSMLRTMVSQLVKHERIETTVAKAKEVRRLADNMVQLGKEGSLAAARRAAGFVRGDDVLHKIFTELAYRYKDRAGGYTRMLRTRIRVGDAAPMAYIEFIDRENELRQSKPATPQPPQRVPLDPWERSRLTRQFAPPKEEKTSDSEL; encoded by the exons atgacgaaGTTCAGGAAGCTTGGCCGGCCGGCGGGTCACCGTATGTCCATGCTCAG GACTATGGTTTCTCAGTTAGTGAAGCACGAGCGTATAGAGACCACTGTCGCCAAG GCTAAAGAGGTTCGTCGTCTTGCTGATAATATGGTTCAACTCGGCAAAGAG GGTTCACTCGCTGCAGCAAGGCGAGCAGCTGGTTTTGTGAGAGGAGATGATGTCCTTCACAAGATTTTCACAGAATTGGCATATAGATACAA AGATAGAGCTGGTGGATACACAAGAATGCTCCGTACCCGCATACGAGTTGGTGACGCTGCTCCAATGGCCTATATCGA GTTTATTGACAGAGAGAATGAGCTTAGGCAATCGAAACCAGCAACACCTCAACCACCACAACGAGTACCGTTGGACCCATGGGAAAGATCTCGGCTCACCAGGCAGTTCGCTCCTCCTAAGGAAGAGAAAACCTCTGATTCCGAGCTATAA